A section of the Deinococcus taeanensis genome encodes:
- a CDS encoding dicarboxylate/amino acid:cation symporter, with product MPKVFRSLYVQVLTAIVIGVAVGHFFPGVGEQLKPLGDGFIKLIKVVIGPIIFCTVVSGVASMRDTKKIGRVGGKALLYFEVVTTLALLIGLAVVNLVGPGRGMNVNPATLDTSGITKYTEAAGEQTVADFVLHVIPTTFVSAFTEGDLLQVLLIALLSGFALIRMGDLGQRLLKGVDALSVLVFQILGFIMKLAPIGAFGAMAFTIGKYGVGSLQQLAYLMGTFYITCFLFVFVVLNVIARLAGFSLVKFLRYIKEELLLVLGTSSSESALPRLMTKLEHAGANKSVVGLVVPTGYSFNLDGTSIYLTMAAVFIAQATNTNLSFAQETALLGILLLTSKGAAGVTGSGFVVLAGTLAALGSVPVAGLALILGIDRFMSEGRAITNIIGNGVATLVVARSENALDTLRLTRVLNGEQLPPVNADVEAEEHGEGRPLSSAQPA from the coding sequence ATGCCCAAAGTGTTCCGCAGTCTCTACGTGCAGGTTCTCACGGCCATCGTCATCGGCGTGGCGGTCGGCCATTTCTTCCCCGGCGTGGGTGAGCAGCTCAAGCCCCTCGGGGACGGGTTCATCAAACTGATCAAGGTCGTGATCGGCCCCATCATCTTCTGTACGGTCGTCAGCGGTGTGGCCAGCATGCGCGACACGAAGAAGATCGGCCGGGTGGGCGGCAAGGCCCTGCTGTACTTCGAAGTGGTCACCACCCTCGCCCTGCTGATCGGGCTGGCGGTCGTGAATCTCGTGGGCCCCGGGCGCGGCATGAACGTCAACCCCGCCACGCTGGACACCAGCGGCATCACGAAGTACACCGAGGCGGCCGGCGAACAGACCGTCGCCGACTTCGTGCTGCACGTCATTCCCACCACCTTCGTCAGCGCATTCACGGAAGGGGACCTGCTGCAGGTTCTGCTGATCGCCCTGCTGAGCGGCTTCGCCCTGATCCGCATGGGTGACCTGGGTCAGCGCCTCCTCAAAGGCGTCGACGCGCTCAGCGTGCTGGTCTTCCAGATTCTGGGCTTCATCATGAAACTCGCCCCCATCGGCGCGTTCGGCGCCATGGCCTTCACGATCGGCAAGTACGGCGTGGGCAGCCTCCAGCAGCTCGCGTACCTGATGGGGACTTTCTACATCACGTGCTTCCTGTTCGTGTTCGTGGTCCTGAACGTCATTGCGCGCCTGGCCGGGTTCAGCCTCGTGAAGTTCCTGCGGTACATCAAAGAAGAGCTGCTGCTCGTGCTCGGCACCAGCTCCAGCGAGAGCGCCCTGCCGCGCCTGATGACCAAACTCGAGCATGCCGGCGCGAACAAGAGCGTCGTGGGCCTCGTCGTGCCCACCGGGTACTCCTTCAACCTGGACGGCACCAGCATCTACCTCACCATGGCTGCGGTGTTCATCGCGCAGGCCACCAACACCAACCTCAGCTTCGCGCAGGAGACCGCGCTGCTGGGCATCCTGCTCCTTACCAGCAAAGGCGCCGCCGGCGTCACAGGCAGCGGCTTCGTGGTTCTGGCCGGGACGCTCGCCGCACTGGGCAGCGTGCCCGTCGCAGGGCTCGCCCTGATCCTCGGCATCGACCGGTTCATGAGCGAAGGCCGCGCCATCACCAACATCATCGGCAACGGCGTCGCCACCCTGGTCGTCGCCCGCAGCGAGAACGCCCTGGATACACTCCGCCTCACCCGCGTCCTGAACGGAGAGCAGCTGCCGCCCGTGAACGCCGACGTGGAGGCCGAGGAGCACGGTGAAGGCCGCCCACTGAGCAGCGCGCAGCCCGCGTAA